Proteins encoded by one window of Ktedonobacterales bacterium:
- a CDS encoding DinB family protein, whose translation MDPLWRTALWQQFGATIDMLENALLACPSTLWTAHLWSDHSDPPQPSEDAAFWSLTHHTLFWLDLYLTGSLEGFAPPTPFTQDEFGPAGGLPEQPYTREELHNYLVKLRQKCQATLRSLSDEQARRQVAFPWRWWKPMSFFELLLYTMRHVQEHAAQLSLFLGQHGIPDEALDWVARAKGDRD comes from the coding sequence ATGGACCCCTTGTGGAGAACCGCCCTTTGGCAGCAGTTCGGCGCGACGATTGATATGCTCGAAAACGCCCTGCTCGCCTGCCCCAGCACGCTGTGGACTGCACACCTTTGGAGCGACCACTCCGACCCGCCACAGCCCTCGGAAGACGCCGCCTTCTGGTCGCTCACCCATCACACTCTCTTCTGGCTCGACTTGTATCTCACCGGCTCCCTGGAAGGCTTCGCTCCCCCCACTCCCTTCACCCAGGATGAGTTTGGGCCAGCAGGTGGCCTTCCCGAACAGCCCTACACCAGGGAGGAGCTGCACAACTATCTGGTGAAACTGCGCCAGAAGTGCCAGGCCACGCTGCGCTCGTTGTCAGACGAGCAAGCTCGCCGTCAGGTTGCTTTCCCCTGGAGATGGTGGAAGCCGATGAGCTTTTTCGAGCTTCTGTTGTACACTATGCGCCACGTCCAGGAACATGCGGCCCAACTGAGCCTCTTTCTTGGACAGCACGGCATCCCGGACGAGGCGCTCGACTGGGTCGCGCGAGCGAAGGGTGACCGAGACTGA
- a CDS encoding N-acyl homoserine lactonase family protein, whose product MRLYFLHCGSLDLETSVIMPGSPKGDRLRLPVPAMLLEVDGKHILIDTGLPDYCVDNPRALADEGEANPPEMAPDMGQHQTIPGQLALLGLKPGDLDMVVNSHLHFDHCGGNQHITHRPILVDARELETARTSEGYLPVFEGPGVQFQTFGGDYELAPNVRLLATPGHTPGHHSLLVRLPESGPLLLTVDAVYTEALWLRDALGACANKEDARQSMNRLRQLAQETGAKVIFGHDPGQWATLRHAPEYYE is encoded by the coding sequence ATGCGCCTCTACTTTCTGCACTGCGGTTCGCTTGATCTGGAGACAAGTGTTATCATGCCGGGTTCCCCAAAAGGGGATCGTCTCCGGCTGCCAGTTCCGGCAATGCTGCTGGAAGTGGATGGGAAGCATATTCTCATTGATACCGGGCTGCCGGATTATTGCGTGGACAACCCGCGCGCGTTGGCCGATGAAGGCGAGGCAAACCCGCCAGAGATGGCTCCCGATATGGGCCAGCATCAAACCATCCCTGGGCAACTGGCGCTGCTTGGTCTGAAGCCAGGCGATCTGGATATGGTGGTCAACAGCCATCTGCACTTCGATCACTGCGGCGGCAATCAGCATATAACCCATCGCCCCATCCTGGTTGATGCGCGGGAATTGGAGACCGCGCGCACTTCTGAAGGCTATCTGCCGGTTTTCGAGGGGCCAGGCGTGCAGTTTCAGACGTTTGGCGGCGATTACGAGTTGGCTCCGAATGTGCGGCTGCTGGCAACGCCTGGGCATACGCCGGGCCATCACTCGCTCCTGGTGCGGCTGCCGGAAAGCGGGCCGCTGCTGCTGACGGTGGATGCGGTGTATACAGAGGCGCTCTGGCTGAGAGACGCGCTGGGAGCCTGCGCCAATAAAGAGGACGCGCGCCAGAGTATGAACCGGCTGCGGCAGCTTGCGCAGGAGACGGGCGCAAAAGTGATCTTCGGCCATGATCCGGGGCAGTGGGCAACGCTGCGGCACGCGCCGGAATATTATGAATAA
- a CDS encoding NAD-dependent epimerase/dehydratase family protein, giving the protein MADPEINVVTGAFSFTGKYLTERLLAKGKRVRTLTGHPHSPNPFGDQVTSFPYHFDDFGALVKSLEGASTFYISYWIRFAHGPMTFDRAVENTWTLFRAAKEAGVRRVVYISISNPSEDSSLPYFKGKAGLERALMESGLSYAILRPTVLFGPEGILINNIAWLVRRFPLFAIMGAGDYQLQPIYVEDLADLMVKVGEQQEPVLMDAVGPETYRFDDLVRLVARTLHRKARLVYISPGLMLAISKVMGLLLGDVILTRDEIRGLMANLLISAQPPTAPTRLSDWLAAHADEVGAKYASELRRHYR; this is encoded by the coding sequence ATGGCTGATCCTGAAATAAACGTCGTAACCGGAGCGTTTAGCTTCACCGGCAAATATCTGACAGAACGCCTGCTGGCAAAGGGCAAGCGGGTTCGCACGCTGACCGGCCACCCCCATAGCCCCAACCCGTTTGGCGATCAGGTGACCTCGTTCCCCTATCACTTTGATGACTTTGGCGCGCTGGTGAAAAGCCTGGAAGGGGCCAGCACGTTTTATATCAGCTACTGGATTCGTTTTGCGCATGGGCCGATGACGTTTGATCGCGCTGTCGAGAATACCTGGACGCTCTTTCGGGCGGCCAAAGAGGCTGGCGTGCGCCGCGTGGTCTATATCAGCATCTCCAATCCTTCAGAGGATTCTTCCCTGCCCTATTTCAAGGGCAAGGCCGGGCTGGAGCGCGCGCTGATGGAGTCGGGGCTGTCCTACGCGATTCTGCGGCCAACGGTGCTGTTTGGGCCGGAGGGGATTTTGATCAACAATATCGCCTGGCTGGTGCGACGTTTCCCACTGTTTGCTATTATGGGGGCAGGCGATTATCAGCTTCAGCCTATTTACGTAGAAGACCTGGCTGATCTGATGGTGAAGGTTGGCGAGCAGCAAGAACCGGTGCTGATGGACGCTGTTGGCCCGGAGACCTATCGCTTTGATGATCTGGTGCGCCTGGTGGCGCGAACATTGCATCGCAAGGCCAGGCTCGTGTACATCAGCCCTGGGCTGATGCTGGCGATCAGCAAAGTGATGGGTTTGCTGCTGGGCGATGTGATTTTGACACGCGATGAGATCAGGGGGCTGATGGCGAATCTGCTCATTTCTGCCCAGCCTCCAACTGCGCCGACGCGCCTGAGCGATTGGTTGGCGGCGCACGCGGATGAAGTGGGGGCGAAATATGCCTCCGAGTTGCGCCGTCACTATCGCTGA
- a CDS encoding sigma-70 family RNA polymerase sigma factor, with translation MAKKERLRMAHTSAREEASDKQPEPTQPPADETYQNAGDLSALVEQARAGDHAAFEALVTRFQTPVRLYLAHLIGDDEQARDLTQDVFWQAWTGLPKLRDTMYFRAWLFRVATNRGRSWLRHRRLINWVSLDWLNGASENRTINRERAALPGDALHAPESGFEERLAEIETLRQALRQVPVEYRSCLLLHLSLGFTVPEVADQLSLTTGAVRMRLFRGLALLRQTFKQESVSGSG, from the coding sequence ATGGCAAAGAAAGAACGGCTGCGTATGGCGCACACATCAGCCAGGGAAGAGGCATCCGACAAACAGCCAGAGCCGACACAACCACCGGCTGATGAAACATACCAGAACGCGGGAGACCTCTCAGCCCTGGTCGAGCAGGCGCGGGCAGGCGACCACGCGGCTTTTGAGGCGCTGGTGACACGCTTCCAGACACCTGTACGGCTTTACCTCGCGCACCTGATCGGTGATGATGAGCAGGCGCGCGATTTGACCCAGGATGTCTTCTGGCAAGCATGGACTGGCCTGCCAAAGCTGCGCGACACAATGTATTTTCGGGCCTGGCTCTTTCGCGTGGCAACTAATCGCGGGCGCTCCTGGTTACGCCACCGTCGGCTGATCAACTGGGTCTCATTAGACTGGCTCAATGGGGCCAGCGAAAACCGAACCATTAATCGAGAGCGAGCCGCTCTCCCTGGCGATGCGCTGCACGCCCCGGAAAGCGGATTTGAGGAGCGGCTGGCAGAAATAGAAACGCTCCGGCAGGCGCTTCGCCAGGTTCCGGTGGAGTATCGCTCCTGCTTGCTGCTGCATCTCAGCCTGGGCTTTACTGTACCAGAGGTAGCAGATCAGTTGAGCCTCACCACTGGCGCGGTACGTATGCGGCTCTTTCGGGGTCTGGCGCTGCTGCGTCAGACCTTCAAGCAAGAAAGCGTGAGCGGCAGTGGATAA
- a CDS encoding MGMT family protein, whose amino-acid sequence MAITKDQTGKLSAQVYALVRACPKGRVTTYGWLAGAVGYPRGARMIGWIMSATPANLNVPAHRVISKEGVLTGSKAFGAKDRMRTLLEEDGVSFEPDGRVDMKRFGWDPRLDLNPDELREVLDSAQTLRVNPPDTLLRLLNDDPASPFKLSDPL is encoded by the coding sequence ATGGCGATTACGAAAGATCAGACGGGCAAGCTCAGCGCCCAGGTGTACGCGCTGGTGCGGGCGTGCCCCAAGGGGCGCGTGACGACGTATGGCTGGCTGGCGGGTGCGGTGGGCTATCCGCGCGGGGCGCGGATGATTGGCTGGATTATGAGCGCGACTCCGGCAAACCTGAATGTTCCCGCCCATCGCGTGATTAGTAAAGAGGGTGTCTTGACTGGCAGCAAGGCATTTGGCGCGAAAGACCGCATGCGCACCCTGCTGGAGGAGGATGGGGTGAGCTTTGAGCCGGATGGGCGCGTGGATATGAAGCGATTTGGCTGGGATCCCAGGCTTGATCTGAATCCAGATGAGCTTCGAGAGGTGCTGGACAGCGCGCAGACGCTGCGGGTGAACCCACCCGATACCCTGCTGCGCCTGCTGAACGATGATCCGGCCTCGCCGTTTAAGCTGAGCGATCCGTTGTGA
- a CDS encoding gluconokinase produces MQPDSVKAPLILTIDAGTSSVRVQLYDHQGRQVEGVASHEPCHLHTTAEGAVEEHPDEMLARIERCLDAALEQAKTRLLASAVSGVACDTLAATILAIDKAGRPITPLITYADTRNAQDSEALRRQLDERAIHDRTGCMLRSSYWPARLAWFRRTQPEVWRNAARWITLGEYLELRLFGQSRVSYSIASWSGLLDRRTLRWDAPLLDALGLTPEQLSPLIERNEPLRSLAAPYASRWPALRDVPWFPAIGDGAAANIGSGCVSHERIALTIGTSGAMRAIVDEVPEVPAGLWLYRVDRRRALLGGATSEGGNVYAWMRQTLQLGQPEALEQALEAMPPDSHGLTVLPFLAGERSPGWAGDVKATITGLSLSATPLDILRASLEAVAYRFALIAQGICNRADCTHRFIASGGGLLHSSAWMQIFADVLGRPVVASAEPEATSRGAALLALETLGAMPAIETVPAADGAIYQPNPERQERYRAAIARQQRLYDLLIPHSAPA; encoded by the coding sequence ATGCAGCCAGATAGCGTTAAAGCGCCGTTGATCCTGACCATAGATGCTGGCACCTCATCGGTGCGTGTCCAGTTGTATGACCATCAGGGCCGCCAGGTGGAAGGCGTTGCCAGCCACGAGCCATGCCACCTGCACACTACCGCCGAGGGGGCTGTCGAAGAACATCCCGATGAGATGCTGGCGCGCATCGAACGCTGCCTGGACGCCGCGCTGGAGCAGGCAAAAACGAGGTTGCTTGCCAGCGCCGTCAGCGGGGTTGCGTGCGATACCCTCGCCGCAACCATCCTGGCGATTGACAAAGCCGGGCGGCCAATCACTCCCCTGATTACTTACGCCGACACCCGCAACGCTCAGGATTCGGAGGCGCTGCGCCGCCAGCTTGATGAACGCGCCATCCATGATCGCACCGGCTGTATGCTGCGTTCCAGCTATTGGCCTGCGCGGCTCGCCTGGTTTCGACGAACTCAGCCGGAAGTCTGGCGCAATGCCGCGCGCTGGATCACGCTTGGAGAATACCTGGAACTGCGCCTGTTCGGGCAGAGCCGTGTCAGCTACTCTATCGCTTCATGGAGCGGCCTGCTTGACCGCCGGACGCTGCGCTGGGACGCGCCGCTGCTCGATGCCCTTGGCCTCACGCCGGAGCAGCTCTCCCCTCTCATAGAGAGAAACGAGCCGCTGCGCAGCCTCGCCGCGCCCTATGCCAGCCGCTGGCCCGCGCTGCGTGACGTACCCTGGTTTCCAGCGATTGGCGACGGGGCCGCCGCGAATATAGGCAGTGGTTGCGTGAGCCACGAGCGCATCGCGCTCACCATTGGGACGAGCGGAGCCATGCGCGCAATCGTTGATGAGGTGCCTGAAGTGCCAGCGGGATTGTGGCTCTATCGGGTAGACCGTCGCCGCGCCTTGCTGGGCGGCGCAACCAGCGAAGGCGGCAACGTCTACGCCTGGATGAGACAGACGCTGCAACTGGGCCAGCCAGAGGCGCTTGAGCAAGCGTTAGAAGCTATGCCGCCTGATAGTCATGGGCTAACCGTCCTGCCCTTCCTGGCTGGCGAGCGCAGCCCCGGCTGGGCTGGCGATGTAAAAGCCACTATCACCGGCCTCAGCCTCAGCGCCACGCCTCTCGACATCCTGCGCGCCAGCCTGGAGGCCGTCGCCTACCGCTTCGCCCTGATCGCTCAGGGCATCTGTAACCGGGCCGATTGCACGCATCGCTTCATCGCCAGCGGCGGCGGGCTGCTTCACTCCTCGGCCTGGATGCAGATTTTTGCGGACGTGCTGGGGCGGCCCGTCGTCGCTTCGGCTGAGCCGGAAGCTACCAGCCGGGGCGCTGCGCTGCTGGCGCTGGAAACCCTGGGCGCTATGCCCGCTATTGAGACGGTACCGGCTGCCGATGGAGCCATTTATCAGCCGAATCCTGAGCGCCAGGAGCGTTATCGCGCGGCCATCGCCCGCCAGCAGCGCCTCTATGATCTGCTCATTCCCCACAGCGCCCCCGCCTGA
- a CDS encoding histidine phosphatase family protein, giving the protein MSSAETPIEQPFLSRKYGATEIFLIRHGDALPAGDEIVPGGTYDEQPLSSLGRQQAEALAARLKETPFDAIYSSPYRRARETAEALARAQGLEVGIEPEVREIRLGKIGDGLPQGVSPDAYAAALRERLNTIVRMVARSGYWSSIPGSEPGSEFRARVLAAIDGLAARHVGQRLAVFSHGGVINTYLAVTLGLERDFFFPVVNTSVNVVRVKDGMRVLLGLNDICHLRDAGLVRLAD; this is encoded by the coding sequence TTGAGCAGTGCTGAAACGCCGATTGAGCAGCCATTTTTGAGTCGTAAGTATGGGGCGACTGAAATCTTTCTGATTCGTCATGGGGACGCCTTGCCAGCGGGCGACGAGATTGTGCCGGGGGGGACGTATGACGAGCAGCCGCTAAGCAGCCTTGGTCGGCAGCAGGCTGAGGCGCTGGCTGCCCGGCTGAAGGAGACGCCCTTCGATGCGATCTACAGCAGCCCTTATCGCCGGGCGCGCGAAACCGCCGAGGCGCTGGCGCGGGCGCAGGGTCTGGAGGTAGGGATTGAGCCGGAGGTGCGCGAGATTCGCCTGGGCAAGATTGGAGATGGGTTGCCTCAAGGGGTGTCGCCGGATGCCTACGCGGCTGCTCTGCGCGAGCGGTTGAATACAATTGTGCGCATGGTGGCGCGCTCTGGCTACTGGTCTTCGATTCCGGGGAGCGAGCCGGGCAGTGAGTTCCGCGCGCGGGTGCTGGCGGCGATTGATGGCCTGGCGGCGCGCCACGTGGGGCAGCGCCTCGCTGTCTTTTCGCATGGCGGTGTGATTAACACCTACCTCGCTGTGACACTGGGGCTGGAGCGCGATTTCTTTTTCCCGGTGGTTAATACCTCGGTGAATGTGGTGCGTGTGAAGGATGGCATGCGTGTGCTGCTGGGGCTGAATGACATCTGCCATCTGCGCGACGCTGGATTAGTACGGCTGGCAGATTAG
- a CDS encoding class I SAM-dependent rRNA methyltransferase, which produces MKLPEITLPSALKPRLAAGHPWVYRNQIDAPPSLPSGAWVRVRCGGFSAYGLWDARSQIALRLFSPRQVPDAAWLRGRVQRAWELRAPLREQRISAYRWIFGEADGLPGVTVDLYGAFAALHTYCESAEALLPWLTDGLRAAAPLRGIVLRRKAPAAAGASAEDEPEAVGKIERLWGALPPRDLIVEEHGLRFHANLFVGQKTGLFLDHRENRRFLEGWCAGRTVLNCFSYTGAFSLYAARGGASAITSCDVASASASEAAANFALNGFDPDSYEFLVEDCFALLARFAREGRLFDLVILDPPSFAHSKKHLHAALRGYIRLHQLALRCVRPGGLLAAASCTSYVSPDMFKETLSQAAASLGRRFLILHEAGQPLDHPVPAHFPEGRYLKFVLGTAEEV; this is translated from the coding sequence ATGAAACTTCCTGAAATAACCTTACCTTCGGCGCTGAAGCCCCGGCTGGCAGCGGGCCACCCCTGGGTGTATCGCAATCAGATTGACGCGCCTCCCTCGCTGCCTTCTGGCGCGTGGGTGCGCGTGCGCTGCGGGGGCTTCAGCGCCTATGGCCTCTGGGATGCCAGAAGCCAGATTGCGCTGCGCCTTTTTTCGCCGCGCCAAGTGCCTGATGCTGCGTGGCTGCGCGGGCGGGTGCAGCGCGCCTGGGAACTGCGCGCGCCGCTGCGCGAGCAGCGAATCAGCGCCTATCGCTGGATATTTGGCGAGGCCGATGGGCTGCCCGGCGTGACGGTTGATCTGTATGGCGCGTTCGCGGCCCTGCATACCTATTGTGAGAGCGCGGAGGCGCTGCTGCCCTGGCTGACCGATGGGCTGCGAGCGGCGGCTCCGCTGCGGGGGATTGTGCTGCGGAGGAAAGCGCCTGCCGCCGCAGGTGCAAGCGCGGAGGATGAGCCAGAAGCAGTGGGCAAGATCGAGCGGCTGTGGGGCGCGCTGCCCCCACGCGATCTGATCGTTGAGGAGCATGGGCTGCGCTTCCATGCCAACCTGTTTGTTGGGCAGAAGACGGGCCTCTTTCTGGACCATCGTGAGAACCGACGCTTTTTAGAAGGCTGGTGCGCGGGGCGAACGGTGTTGAACTGCTTCTCGTATACCGGCGCGTTTTCGCTGTACGCGGCGCGCGGCGGGGCAAGCGCCATCACGAGCTGCGATGTTGCCTCGGCCAGCGCCAGCGAAGCAGCGGCCAACTTTGCCCTTAATGGCTTTGATCCCGACAGCTACGAGTTTCTGGTAGAGGATTGCTTTGCCCTGCTGGCGCGCTTTGCCCGCGAGGGGCGGCTGTTTGATCTGGTGATTCTGGACCCGCCGAGCTTCGCGCACAGCAAGAAGCATCTGCACGCGGCATTGCGCGGCTATATCCGCCTGCATCAGTTGGCGCTGCGCTGCGTGCGGCCAGGGGGGCTGCTGGCGGCGGCAAGCTGCACGAGTTACGTATCGCCTGATATGTTCAAGGAGACGCTGAGCCAGGCGGCGGCCAGCCTGGGCAGGCGCTTCCTGATTTTGCACGAAGCGGGGCAGCCGCTCGATCATCCTGTTCCGGCGCATTTCCCGGAGGGCCGCTATCTCAAGTTTGTGCTTGGTACAGCAGAGGAGGTTTGA
- a CDS encoding crosslink repair DNA glycosylase YcaQ family protein, with protein sequence MVKKASGTIYPLSALRAMVLHTQLLTMPNGASPAPTPDNIVDLVTALGYVQIDTLHVVNRAHYITLWARFGSYGIGNLHKLIYTAEQRRLYEGWGHAASIISLEHYRYHRWRISSSHSEWLNKNGNRDLAAQTLERIRSEGGLRVADFEYNGPQRGAWYDWKPPKMALEVLFAYGDLMVADRVNFQRVYDVKERVLPEWVDTTPVAPDEARRFCLEQAAKALGVFEPRHLTWYAHMMATPARSIVRTLIEEGVLVGIQGESINGVKTWMVHHDNLPLLQRAAEGDLKAERTTFLAPFDSLFWAWERDQRLWGFKQVLECYKPATDRVYGYFCFPILHKNRLVGRFDPKLDRKSGVLHLNALYLEPGIELDDELVAGVATAMRDFLSWHGAKGLKIEKSDPPAFGEKLMSAL encoded by the coding sequence ATGGTGAAAAAAGCTTCCGGCACGATCTACCCACTTTCCGCCCTCAGAGCGATGGTGCTGCATACCCAGCTCCTCACGATGCCCAATGGGGCATCGCCTGCCCCCACTCCCGACAACATCGTCGATCTGGTGACGGCGCTCGGCTATGTGCAGATTGATACGCTGCATGTGGTCAACCGCGCTCATTACATCACGCTGTGGGCGCGCTTCGGATCGTATGGCATTGGCAACCTCCACAAGTTGATCTACACCGCCGAGCAGCGCAGACTCTACGAAGGGTGGGGCCATGCCGCCAGCATCATCTCGCTGGAACATTATCGCTACCATAGGTGGCGGATCAGTTCCAGCCATAGCGAGTGGCTGAACAAAAATGGCAACCGCGATCTGGCCGCTCAGACATTGGAGCGCATCCGTTCGGAGGGTGGGCTGCGCGTTGCGGATTTCGAGTATAACGGTCCGCAGCGCGGAGCGTGGTATGACTGGAAGCCCCCGAAGATGGCGCTGGAGGTGTTGTTCGCCTATGGTGATCTGATGGTGGCAGATCGGGTGAACTTCCAGCGCGTGTACGATGTCAAAGAACGTGTCCTGCCGGAGTGGGTTGATACCACGCCTGTCGCCCCCGACGAAGCGCGCCGCTTCTGTCTGGAGCAGGCGGCGAAGGCGCTGGGTGTGTTCGAGCCGCGTCACCTTACCTGGTACGCTCACATGATGGCTACGCCTGCCAGATCAATTGTCAGGACGCTCATCGAGGAAGGCGTGCTGGTCGGGATTCAGGGTGAGTCAATAAACGGCGTCAAAACGTGGATGGTGCATCACGACAACCTGCCGCTGCTTCAGCGTGCTGCCGAGGGCGATCTCAAAGCGGAGCGCACCACCTTTCTCGCCCCCTTCGATTCCCTGTTCTGGGCGTGGGAACGGGATCAAAGGCTGTGGGGCTTCAAGCAGGTGCTGGAATGCTACAAGCCTGCTACGGATCGTGTCTATGGGTACTTCTGCTTCCCGATCCTGCACAAGAATCGGCTGGTGGGGCGCTTCGATCCGAAGCTGGATCGCAAATCGGGGGTGCTGCATTTGAATGCCCTCTACCTTGAGCCGGGCATCGAGCTGGATGATGAGCTTGTCGCCGGGGTCGCCACCGCCATGCGCGACTTCCTCTCGTGGCATGGCGCGAAGGGTCTCAAGATTGAGAAGAGCGATCCGCCAGCGTTCGGGGAAAAACTGATGAGCGCCCTGTAG
- a CDS encoding dienelactone hydrolase family protein has protein sequence MVFFTGFGGPGQNPSWNTCWPLGGRLTEPFRQVCDRLAQAGFVAPAPDLYRGKMTTSVEAQHLYLIRCP, from the coding sequence GTGGTTTTTTTTACCGGATTTGGTGGACCTGGGCAGAATCCCTCTTGGAACACCTGTTGGCCTCTCGGTGGGAGACTGACAGAACCGTTTCGGCAGGTCTGCGACCGACTCGCGCAGGCGGGCTTCGTGGCGCCCGCCCCCGACCTCTACCGTGGTAAGATGACCACCTCGGTCGAAGCACAGCACCTATACCTGATCCGTTGTCCATGA
- a CDS encoding D-lyxose/D-mannose family sugar isomerase, producing the protein MLKRSQAQQAQQRAAEMLARLGVVLTPQEREQIEIAEFGLGELERTGLEIVVYVNTDRYCAKELVLFPRQTCPQHRHPPIGQAPGKMETFRCRWGKVWLYVEGAAAANPQAHIPAGSEAYYTVFHEIALQPGEQYTIPPDTWHWFQAGDEGAIVSEFSSASHDEFDIFVDPRIKRIPEIVEG; encoded by the coding sequence GTGTTGAAGCGCAGCCAGGCACAACAGGCCCAGCAGCGCGCTGCGGAGATGCTTGCCCGCCTTGGTGTGGTCTTGACACCACAGGAGCGCGAGCAGATCGAGATAGCGGAGTTCGGCCTGGGCGAACTGGAGCGAACCGGCTTAGAGATCGTCGTCTACGTCAACACTGATCGCTACTGCGCGAAGGAACTCGTGTTATTTCCACGACAGACCTGTCCCCAGCATCGCCATCCTCCCATCGGGCAAGCGCCGGGGAAGATGGAGACGTTCCGCTGTCGCTGGGGCAAGGTCTGGCTGTACGTCGAAGGCGCGGCGGCGGCCAATCCGCAGGCGCATATTCCGGCGGGCAGCGAAGCCTATTATACCGTCTTTCACGAGATTGCGTTGCAGCCTGGCGAACAGTATACAATTCCGCCCGATACCTGGCACTGGTTTCAGGCGGGCGATGAGGGCGCAATAGTATCGGAGTTTTCCAGCGCCAGCCACGATGAGTTTGATATTTTTGTTGACCCGCGCATCAAGCGTATCCCTGAAATTGTAGAGGGTTGA
- a CDS encoding DinB family protein, which produces MDFYALIEEWSDPDESIVFFRELPGCFVSAATTQEAIQQAPEAIADYARWLKQNQLCFLEGAVSLRNVVVKEILRANPAGPRFESDLPAPTDQEMETALQVAAIARALLAHLYNVVVPAQRNCAPKPGEWSLTDHLEHILKAEAHYVGCLSEQAPEALLPVPEEELSLRLIENGRTYETVLRGLTPFQRARIYIQGEAEWTAAKTLRRMTKHLREHYPWMQEVASQVAPNSHLS; this is translated from the coding sequence ATGGATTTTTATGCCTTGATTGAAGAATGGTCAGACCCCGACGAGAGCATCGTTTTCTTTCGTGAATTACCTGGTTGTTTCGTCAGCGCAGCAACGACCCAGGAGGCGATTCAGCAAGCGCCAGAAGCCATCGCAGACTATGCCCGCTGGTTAAAGCAGAACCAACTCTGCTTCCTTGAAGGGGCTGTCTCCTTGAGAAATGTCGTAGTCAAGGAAATCCTGCGTGCGAACCCGGCTGGACCACGGTTCGAATCCGACCTGCCCGCGCCAACCGATCAGGAGATGGAGACCGCCTTACAGGTCGCCGCAATTGCCCGTGCCCTGCTCGCCCACCTGTACAACGTGGTTGTGCCTGCTCAAAGAAACTGCGCGCCCAAGCCTGGTGAATGGTCGCTGACGGACCACCTTGAGCATATACTCAAAGCTGAGGCGCACTATGTCGGCTGTCTCTCCGAGCAGGCGCCGGAAGCACTGCTGCCTGTTCCCGAGGAAGAGCTTTCCCTCAGGCTGATCGAGAATGGGAGAACCTACGAGACTGTGCTGCGTGGACTGACGCCTTTCCAACGCGCTCGTATCTACATCCAGGGGGAAGCCGAGTGGACCGCAGCCAAGACGCTCCGGCGCATGACCAAGCATTTGCGCGAACATTATCCCTGGATGCAGGAGGTTGCGAGCCAGGTCGCCCCGAACAGTCACTTATCATAG